The Pseudoalteromonas arctica A 37-1-2 genome includes a region encoding these proteins:
- the bfr gene encoding bacterioferritin, which translates to MKGDKDVIAALNKVLANELVGINQYFLHARMFKDFGFTQLDKADYKVSIQKMKNADRLIERILFLEGLPNLQDLGRLRIGENSEEMIAANMGFELDTIDELRSAVKLAENKKDYITREALDHILNEQEEQIDWLETQQLLIKNTGIKNYLQSQL; encoded by the coding sequence ATGAAAGGCGATAAAGACGTTATTGCAGCGCTTAATAAAGTACTCGCTAATGAGCTTGTTGGTATTAACCAATACTTTTTACATGCACGCATGTTTAAAGATTTTGGTTTCACTCAACTAGACAAAGCAGATTACAAAGTATCAATTCAAAAAATGAAAAACGCCGATCGTTTAATCGAACGTATTTTGTTTTTAGAAGGCTTACCAAATCTTCAAGATTTGGGCCGATTACGTATTGGTGAAAACAGCGAAGAAATGATTGCAGCTAATATGGGTTTTGAACTCGATACTATTGATGAGTTACGTAGCGCAGTTAAACTGGCTGAAAACAAAAAAGATTATATTACCCGTGAAGCCCTTGATCACATTTTAAATGAACAAGAAGAGCAAATTGATTGGTTAGAAACCCAACAATTGCTTATTAAAAATACGGGTATTAAAAACTATTTGCAGTCTCAACTGTAA
- the bfr gene encoding bacterioferritin: MKGNQKVIDAFNTLLANELAAIDQYFIHSRMYDDWGLNKLYERLNHEMEEEKDHADWLIKRILFLEGVPNMTKRRDLLIGNDVKSMMQNDLTLELEVVACVKDVIAICEEQQDYQSRSILEKLLFDTEEDHVYWLEQQLGLIDKIGSENYHQAQMA, encoded by the coding sequence ATGAAAGGTAATCAAAAAGTAATCGATGCGTTTAATACATTGTTAGCTAACGAATTAGCAGCAATCGATCAGTATTTTATACACTCGCGCATGTATGACGACTGGGGTTTAAACAAACTATACGAACGCCTTAACCACGAGATGGAAGAAGAAAAAGATCACGCAGACTGGCTTATTAAGCGCATCTTGTTTTTAGAAGGTGTACCAAATATGACTAAGCGCCGTGATTTACTTATCGGTAACGATGTAAAAAGCATGATGCAAAACGATTTAACACTAGAGCTTGAAGTAGTTGCGTGTGTTAAAGACGTCATCGCAATATGTGAAGAACAACAAGATTATCAATCTCGTAGCATTTTAGAAAAACTGTTATTTGATACCGAAGAAGACCATGTTTACTGGTTAGAGCAGCAACTTGGCTTAATTGATAAGATTGGTTCTGAAAATTATCATCAAGCACAAATGGCTTAG
- a CDS encoding TonB-dependent receptor — MLKTSLCLIAVAISTNTLANENNKNEYTSDQLEHVIVSGSRISENIDEVPASITVINQQQIQQHLKVSSELGSLLAQMVPGLAPNTGSSSNSGQTLRGRAPLIMIDGVPQSTPLRNGSLGVKTLDASAIARIEVIKGATSIYGNGASGGIINYITKQARSDGKPEGEISISSRFSAVKLAESGGGRIAAAVNGKLDKLSYLLTASYEENGVQRDAEGDILGLQYGLSDSETQNYFTKLTYDFDDEKQLQFSYNFYSSQQKTDLGDVTGDGNIGEKTYAIHVPLELQKQGKPQGPEGNENITLKYVDYALFENTQMTLDLYKQNIENVFFFSTALANLDEGYSGGQSVIKSDKQGARATFNSQFDFENVTATLIYGIDALNDKTSQPLVDGRVWVPEMDMESVAGFLQTKWVINDDIIVKAGVRNESIDLSVSDYQTLKLCKTASQCSVPLNVRGDTINYDATTYNAGIKYNLTDAFSPFFSYSQGSDISDIGRLLRAATVDDIALIQTQASIIDNYEVGFTSQFENVRFEFALYRSTSELGTSNEYNEITGVYEPVRAPQEIWGYEGLVNYTITQDLKLSATYSYVEGKNTEADDYLGASQISPPKATANVTWQTNDELSLAMSFLYVGDRKRFDKNAQGQYSGDQGPVSSYNTFNLSGQYNVNAQWSGYFGIENLFNSDYYPARAQAYTYGGYNIKGLGTTATLGAKYQF; from the coding sequence ATGTTAAAAACTTCGCTTTGCCTTATTGCTGTTGCAATCAGTACTAACACGTTAGCAAATGAAAATAATAAAAATGAATACACTTCTGATCAGTTAGAGCATGTCATTGTATCTGGCAGCCGCATATCAGAGAACATTGACGAAGTACCTGCCTCGATTACCGTTATTAATCAGCAACAAATACAACAGCATTTAAAAGTAAGCTCAGAGCTGGGAAGTTTACTCGCGCAAATGGTTCCTGGCCTTGCTCCCAATACTGGCAGTTCAAGTAATTCAGGACAAACACTACGCGGCCGCGCGCCATTAATAATGATTGATGGTGTACCGCAATCAACCCCTCTTCGTAATGGTTCTTTAGGCGTAAAAACGCTTGATGCAAGTGCCATAGCGCGCATTGAAGTCATAAAAGGGGCAACGTCTATTTATGGTAATGGTGCCTCAGGTGGCATTATTAACTACATAACAAAACAGGCTCGCAGTGATGGAAAACCTGAAGGTGAAATAAGTATTTCAAGCCGCTTTAGCGCTGTTAAATTAGCAGAAAGTGGCGGCGGTAGAATAGCGGCCGCAGTAAACGGAAAGCTCGACAAACTAAGCTACCTGTTAACGGCAAGTTATGAAGAAAACGGCGTACAACGCGATGCAGAGGGCGATATTTTAGGCTTACAATATGGTTTATCTGACTCTGAAACTCAAAACTATTTTACCAAACTAACTTATGATTTTGACGACGAAAAGCAACTGCAGTTTAGCTATAACTTTTACAGCTCACAGCAAAAAACTGATTTAGGCGATGTTACTGGCGATGGCAATATAGGGGAAAAAACATACGCTATACACGTCCCCTTAGAGCTTCAAAAACAAGGTAAACCGCAAGGCCCAGAAGGCAACGAAAATATAACCCTAAAATATGTTGATTACGCGTTGTTTGAAAACACACAAATGACCCTCGATCTGTATAAACAAAATATAGAAAACGTATTCTTTTTCTCAACCGCTTTAGCCAATCTTGATGAAGGTTATAGCGGTGGTCAATCGGTTATTAAATCAGACAAGCAAGGTGCCAGAGCTACATTTAATAGTCAGTTTGATTTTGAAAACGTAACAGCCACCCTAATCTACGGTATTGATGCCTTAAACGATAAAACATCGCAACCTTTAGTAGATGGCCGTGTGTGGGTGCCAGAAATGGACATGGAAAGTGTGGCAGGCTTTTTACAAACAAAATGGGTAATAAACGACGACATTATTGTAAAAGCGGGTGTAAGAAACGAAAGCATTGATTTGAGCGTAAGTGACTACCAAACGCTAAAACTTTGCAAAACCGCATCGCAATGTTCAGTACCATTAAATGTGCGTGGCGACACCATTAATTACGATGCAACAACCTATAATGCCGGTATTAAATATAACTTAACAGATGCCTTTAGCCCGTTCTTTAGTTACTCACAGGGCTCTGATATTTCTGATATTGGTCGCCTACTTCGCGCAGCAACCGTTGACGATATTGCACTTATTCAAACACAAGCCTCAATAATCGACAATTACGAAGTTGGTTTTACCTCACAGTTTGAAAACGTGCGTTTTGAATTTGCTCTTTACAGAAGTACCTCAGAGCTTGGTACAAGTAATGAGTATAATGAAATAACGGGTGTTTACGAACCTGTGCGTGCACCACAAGAAATATGGGGTTACGAAGGGTTAGTTAACTACACTATTACCCAAGACCTTAAATTAAGCGCCACATACAGTTACGTAGAAGGTAAAAACACCGAAGCTGATGACTATCTAGGCGCAAGTCAAATTAGCCCACCTAAAGCAACAGCGAATGTAACGTGGCAAACAAATGACGAGCTATCGCTTGCAATGAGCTTTTTATATGTAGGCGACAGAAAGCGCTTTGATAAAAATGCACAAGGCCAATACTCTGGCGATCAGGGCCCTGTTAGTAGCTACAATACATTTAACTTAAGTGGCCAATACAATGTTAACGCTCAATGGAGTGGTTATTTTGGAATAGAAAACCTATTCAATAGTGACTACTACCCAGCCCGCGCACAGGCATACACCTACGGTGGATACAATATTAAAGGATTAGGCACAACGGCAACGCTGGGTGCTAAATATCAATTTTAA
- a CDS encoding PepSY-associated TM helix domain-containing protein yields the protein MKLWLRRIHLGLALISGLFLLIVSLTGAVMIYAKDIQHLIEPAKWQVTPQENLMPYDELIQNVQAQTKQKITFFMPEQAPNAAWQFRLANKHYASVNPYSGSVLNVYESTDTIYGFAMGLHRWLLFENSKGEKTFRNWMSVCALLLLINVLLGFYLWVKPKNRVKRLAIKPKAKFRVLMYQLHTVLGVYFFIPLMLIAFTGMAFNWKTQTQSVLEFVTFNKVEQRPEAPKIIAPSQAALNYNQAIKNAENVFPDGKVYRIYLPKKDDEVIALRMQNPGESHAYSWVWTNPFTGKVLNSFDASKTNFTTQAWNFKYKFHIGDFAGPIVQFLWLLIALSLAFFIVSGVYFWLKRHKWK from the coding sequence TTGAAACTTTGGTTACGTAGAATTCATTTAGGCCTTGCCCTTATTAGCGGACTATTTTTATTAATAGTGAGCTTAACCGGTGCTGTTATGATTTATGCAAAAGATATACAGCACTTAATAGAGCCTGCAAAATGGCAAGTAACACCACAAGAAAATTTAATGCCTTACGATGAACTTATACAAAATGTACAAGCTCAAACTAAGCAAAAAATCACTTTTTTTATGCCAGAGCAAGCGCCAAACGCCGCATGGCAATTTAGGTTAGCCAATAAACATTACGCCAGTGTTAATCCCTACTCTGGGAGTGTACTAAACGTCTATGAATCAACAGATACTATTTATGGGTTTGCGATGGGATTGCATCGCTGGCTGTTGTTTGAAAACAGTAAGGGTGAAAAAACCTTTCGAAATTGGATGTCGGTGTGTGCATTGCTACTTTTAATAAATGTATTACTCGGCTTTTATTTATGGGTAAAGCCCAAAAACAGAGTTAAACGTTTAGCTATAAAACCAAAAGCCAAATTTAGAGTGCTCATGTATCAATTACATACAGTGCTTGGTGTTTACTTTTTTATACCCCTTATGCTTATTGCCTTTACTGGTATGGCATTTAACTGGAAAACACAAACTCAATCTGTATTAGAATTTGTAACGTTTAATAAAGTAGAACAAAGACCTGAAGCGCCAAAAATAATAGCCCCTTCTCAAGCTGCGTTAAACTACAATCAAGCAATTAAAAATGCAGAGAACGTATTTCCAGATGGCAAAGTATATAGAATTTACTTACCTAAAAAGGATGACGAAGTAATTGCACTGAGAATGCAAAACCCTGGCGAAAGCCACGCTTACAGTTGGGTTTGGACTAACCCATTTACTGGTAAAGTATTAAACTCATTTGACGCCAGTAAAACCAACTTTACAACACAAGCATGGAACTTTAAGTATAAGTTTCACATTGGTGATTTTGCAGGTCCTATTGTGCAGTTTTTATGGTTATTAATAGCCCTTTCACTCGCATTTTTTATTGTAAGCGGTGTATATTTTTGGTTAAAACGCCATAAATGGAAATAA
- a CDS encoding cation diffusion facilitator family transporter, giving the protein MAHDHSHSHVDENQSNKQLTVAVVINVLLTVAQVIGGIFSGSLSLIADALHNLSDAAAIFIALVARKVGNKPADGTHHFGYKRAEILATLFNSSTLILIGVYLIFEAISSYLNPQPINGWIVVWVAAIALVIDLATAFLTYRAGANHSINIKAAFIHNVSDAMASIVVIIAGTLIILYQWYIVDLIATVLISVYVIYHGILLLKQSCKILMQAAPSNIDTHAISHAISNEFNIESVVSIKLWQLDDKENYCELVISTQHLINLPTIKSFLHDNFNIENCIIEIRPIAN; this is encoded by the coding sequence ATGGCGCACGATCACTCACATAGTCATGTAGACGAAAACCAAAGCAATAAACAGCTCACCGTCGCTGTGGTTATTAATGTATTGCTAACCGTAGCCCAAGTTATTGGCGGGATATTTTCGGGCAGCTTGTCACTTATAGCCGATGCCCTTCATAATTTAAGTGATGCTGCCGCTATATTTATAGCCTTGGTTGCACGTAAAGTTGGTAATAAGCCTGCTGACGGCACTCATCATTTTGGCTATAAACGCGCTGAAATACTTGCCACACTTTTTAATAGCAGTACATTAATATTAATTGGCGTGTATTTAATTTTTGAAGCCATTTCGAGCTATTTAAACCCTCAACCAATTAATGGCTGGATAGTTGTGTGGGTGGCAGCAATAGCGTTGGTAATTGATTTAGCAACCGCATTTTTAACCTACCGAGCGGGAGCAAATCACAGTATAAATATAAAAGCGGCCTTTATTCATAACGTATCAGATGCAATGGCATCTATTGTTGTTATTATTGCAGGCACCTTAATTATTTTATACCAATGGTATATTGTTGATTTAATTGCCACTGTGCTTATTTCTGTGTATGTAATTTATCATGGCATTTTACTATTAAAGCAAAGCTGCAAAATTTTAATGCAAGCAGCGCCTAGCAACATTGATACACACGCAATATCACATGCTATTAGCAATGAATTTAATATCGAATCGGTAGTTAGCATTAAGCTTTGGCAACTAGATGATAAAGAAAATTATTGTGAGCTTGTTATTAGCACTCAGCACTTAATTAATTTGCCAACAATAAAAAGCTTTTTACACGACAATTTTAATATCGAAAATTGCATAATAGAAATCCGACCAATCGCAAATTAA
- a CDS encoding PAS domain-containing protein yields MDKGLNFGELTGKGQSVRSKLIITFIIIALGPLCILTWFSLEHVNSTLKQNADTELNELNNIGKQFADIWFTDHVKDLYLLRSQFDISPNKKQKLINQFIEQYDFVNHVELIDVNLVNSLPSSPFLNVIEEPRFNNIRSGIINTGKIQFQSMTASGREYHIIGLPILNDENKLQAILLADINLNGLLNNLSKIHAANKDITFYVMHNNKIQKSNISDDTQPSFFSQNGSPIQRVFSYIDKNEVTLYGYINSLEFLNESGWQLLVSKPKEVALQGANYYKQLAVLTNSGALLLILTLSWWFGRRLSQPLINLAKIVENITKGDLVKVPIINDSIEFNQLSLGLRKLVAVKEEQQSILQKQRSALQIALKQLAEQKSALDEHAIVAVTDLHGTITFVNKKFCEISGFDEHELIGENHRLLNSGKHEKEFFKNMYKTLKRGDVWNGQICNKAKNGGFYWVDTTIAPFLDENGIPQNYIAIRTDITALKLQELELEQHKTQLQLVIDSTAVGIWDWYIDTKNVTFNNRWAEIIGYKLSDIEPCTIDTWYTYAHPDDLAMSEKKLQAYFSGETDYYVSEARMKHKNGHWIWVLDTAKIVEWNTDGSPKRMIGTHLDISDRKSTELELQGSRDRFASLVSNIPGIIYRCKFDDKLSMLYMSEQASEITGYSPGELIHNEDLCFFDLICEDDSQKIKDEIIRCVSAKQSWSVEYRIKARDGSLHWVNEKGQAIYADDGNILYLDGFILDITERYNTQLKISRQQSLLESMSKQGQIGAWEMDLDAHTLYWSDEVKVIHEVPEGFEPRIDTAIDFYKPGIHRDTISTLFECAVTLGESWSVELIILTYSGQERWVKSMGQAELKDGKCVRVFGSFQSIDAHKRLELESEKANRYNKNLAALTVAPEVQNSDVEQVKKLAVKSMCEVLNVARASVWIFNDQRDVMTCHSLYIDGQGFVDTDAVLTAKDYPAYYSAIYKQNLVAIDDVYTHPATVDFIEAYTKPLNIKSMLDAVIATGDGNLGILCAETVGEHHNWTQSEETYLRSLATLVGSTLISQQRKVISEELKVALVKAEDAAIAKSQFLATMSHEIRTPMNGVLGMLELVQLESLSKPIETKVGIAKTSAHSLLGVINDILDFSKAEAGKIELEEINFNGRDLIGEVAAAQALTAQEKGIEIILDLVALEPSQLCGDPGRIRQVLTNLLSNAVKFTSKGEVVVSAKINKVAQGLEFVASIKDSGIGISEEKQQQLFTPFSQVDASTTREYGGSGLGLAICKQLCELMGGAISLTSEAGKGSTFTATIMLTPGDQKERYIPNINMEELTVLVVDDNETNRIVISQQLEHWGAKVALACDAHEALDMCAQQYKDKSCMYDIAVLDMQMPGMDGIELCKALKAHEHYKSMPLVMMTSIAGMEGAQRYSDAGFQAYFPKPVTTADLISALSVITSNDAGETLPLVTSGYISSLKKEKMQEFSQILLVEDNPINQQVAKLMLKKLNCDVTIAGNGQLAIDILEAHDSGYFKLVLMDCQMPVMDGFAATAAIRKGVAGIQHKNIKIIAITANAMNSDKERCITAGMDDYLSKPIQLDILKDKLEQYI; encoded by the coding sequence ATGGACAAAGGTTTAAACTTTGGTGAATTAACAGGTAAAGGACAGTCTGTTCGAAGTAAGTTAATTATAACCTTTATAATTATAGCCTTAGGGCCACTTTGTATACTTACGTGGTTTAGTCTTGAACATGTAAATAGCACGCTTAAACAAAATGCAGACACTGAACTTAACGAGCTTAATAATATAGGTAAGCAATTTGCTGATATTTGGTTTACAGACCATGTTAAAGATTTATATTTGCTTAGATCACAATTTGATATCAGCCCCAATAAAAAGCAAAAATTAATTAATCAATTTATTGAGCAGTATGATTTTGTTAATCATGTAGAGCTTATTGATGTAAACCTCGTTAATTCACTACCTTCATCACCTTTTTTAAATGTTATTGAAGAGCCGCGCTTTAATAACATACGTTCTGGGATTATAAATACAGGTAAAATCCAATTCCAGTCAATGACTGCCTCAGGGCGTGAATATCATATTATTGGCTTACCGATATTAAATGATGAAAATAAGCTACAAGCAATATTGCTTGCAGATATAAATTTAAATGGCTTATTAAATAATCTAAGTAAAATACACGCTGCTAATAAAGACATAACATTTTATGTTATGCACAATAATAAAATTCAAAAAAGTAATATTTCAGACGATACCCAACCATCATTTTTCTCTCAAAATGGCTCACCAATACAACGTGTTTTTTCTTATATTGATAAAAATGAAGTCACTTTATATGGGTATATTAATTCATTAGAGTTTTTAAATGAGTCTGGCTGGCAGCTACTTGTATCAAAACCAAAAGAAGTCGCACTACAAGGTGCTAATTATTATAAGCAGCTCGCTGTATTAACTAATTCAGGTGCCTTACTGCTGATATTAACGTTGTCGTGGTGGTTTGGTCGCCGGCTGTCTCAGCCTTTAATTAACTTAGCTAAAATTGTCGAAAATATTACAAAAGGCGATTTAGTTAAAGTTCCAATAATAAACGATAGCATTGAATTTAATCAGCTTTCATTAGGCTTACGTAAGTTAGTAGCCGTAAAAGAAGAACAACAAAGTATATTACAAAAACAACGTTCGGCACTTCAAATTGCGTTAAAACAATTAGCAGAACAAAAAAGTGCATTAGATGAACATGCCATTGTTGCGGTAACTGACTTACATGGCACTATTACTTTTGTAAATAAGAAATTTTGTGAGATCAGTGGTTTCGACGAACATGAATTAATAGGCGAAAACCATCGCCTTTTAAATTCAGGTAAACACGAAAAAGAATTCTTTAAAAATATGTACAAAACGCTTAAACGCGGTGATGTATGGAACGGGCAAATCTGTAATAAAGCTAAAAATGGTGGTTTTTATTGGGTAGATACCACCATTGCACCATTTTTAGATGAAAACGGTATACCACAAAACTATATTGCTATTCGTACCGACATTACAGCGCTTAAGTTACAAGAGCTAGAGCTTGAACAGCACAAAACACAGCTACAACTAGTGATTGACTCAACAGCAGTGGGTATTTGGGATTGGTACATTGATACTAAAAATGTGACATTTAATAACCGCTGGGCCGAGATTATAGGTTACAAGCTCAGTGATATTGAACCTTGTACTATAGATACTTGGTATACCTACGCTCACCCTGATGATTTAGCTATGTCGGAGAAAAAACTTCAAGCGTATTTTTCCGGCGAGACTGACTATTATGTTAGTGAAGCCCGCATGAAGCATAAAAATGGACATTGGATTTGGGTTCTCGATACTGCAAAAATAGTTGAGTGGAATACCGATGGCTCTCCAAAACGCATGATCGGTACGCATTTAGATATATCAGATCGAAAATCTACAGAGCTTGAGCTACAAGGAAGTCGAGACAGATTTGCATCTTTGGTATCAAATATCCCCGGCATAATTTATAGATGTAAGTTTGATGACAAATTAAGCATGCTTTACATGAGCGAGCAAGCGAGTGAAATAACCGGTTATTCACCCGGTGAGTTGATACACAATGAAGACCTTTGCTTCTTTGATTTAATATGTGAAGACGATTCTCAAAAAATCAAAGATGAAATTATCCGTTGTGTTAGCGCTAAGCAGTCATGGTCTGTTGAGTATAGAATTAAAGCCCGCGATGGCTCTTTGCATTGGGTAAACGAAAAAGGCCAAGCGATTTACGCAGATGATGGCAATATATTGTATTTAGATGGATTTATTTTAGATATTACAGAACGTTACAATACACAATTAAAAATAAGCCGTCAGCAAAGCCTGCTTGAATCAATGAGTAAGCAAGGACAGATTGGTGCATGGGAGATGGACCTAGATGCGCATACTCTTTATTGGTCTGATGAAGTTAAAGTTATCCACGAAGTACCAGAGGGATTTGAGCCGAGGATAGATACTGCTATTGATTTTTATAAACCAGGAATACACCGAGACACTATAAGTACCTTATTTGAATGCGCTGTGACTTTAGGTGAAAGCTGGAGTGTAGAGCTTATTATTTTGACCTATTCGGGACAAGAACGTTGGGTTAAATCGATGGGCCAAGCAGAGCTTAAAGATGGTAAATGCGTACGTGTTTTTGGCTCATTTCAAAGTATTGATGCACATAAGCGCCTTGAACTCGAAAGCGAAAAAGCAAACCGCTATAACAAAAATTTAGCCGCGCTTACAGTCGCACCTGAAGTGCAAAATAGTGATGTAGAGCAAGTTAAAAAGCTAGCCGTTAAATCTATGTGCGAAGTGCTAAATGTTGCACGTGCGTCGGTATGGATTTTTAACGATCAACGAGATGTAATGACGTGTCATAGTTTATACATAGATGGACAAGGGTTTGTAGATACAGATGCTGTTTTAACTGCTAAAGACTACCCTGCATATTATAGCGCCATTTATAAGCAAAACTTAGTAGCCATTGATGATGTTTATACGCACCCAGCAACTGTTGATTTTATAGAAGCGTATACAAAGCCATTAAATATTAAATCGATGCTTGATGCAGTAATAGCAACTGGTGATGGTAATTTAGGTATTTTGTGCGCTGAAACGGTAGGCGAACATCACAATTGGACGCAAAGTGAAGAAACGTATCTTCGATCATTGGCTACTTTAGTGGGAAGTACTTTAATTTCTCAGCAACGAAAAGTAATCAGTGAGGAGTTAAAAGTAGCCCTTGTAAAAGCAGAAGATGCAGCCATTGCGAAGAGCCAATTTTTAGCAACCATGAGCCATGAAATAAGAACGCCAATGAATGGTGTACTCGGTATGCTAGAACTTGTTCAATTAGAGTCACTCTCTAAACCAATAGAAACAAAAGTAGGTATAGCCAAAACAAGTGCGCATTCTTTATTGGGTGTAATTAACGATATTTTAGATTTCTCTAAAGCCGAAGCGGGTAAAATCGAACTTGAAGAGATTAACTTTAATGGACGTGATTTAATTGGCGAAGTTGCTGCCGCACAAGCATTGACTGCTCAAGAAAAAGGTATAGAAATAATTTTAGATTTGGTAGCGCTAGAGCCTTCGCAGTTATGCGGAGATCCTGGGCGCATTCGACAAGTACTTACTAATTTGCTGAGTAACGCCGTTAAGTTTACGAGTAAGGGCGAGGTTGTGGTAAGCGCCAAAATTAATAAAGTGGCTCAAGGTTTAGAATTTGTTGCAAGTATAAAAGATTCAGGCATAGGAATAAGTGAAGAAAAGCAACAGCAGTTATTTACCCCTTTTTCTCAGGTAGATGCATCAACAACGCGTGAATACGGGGGCAGTGGCTTAGGGCTGGCTATTTGTAAGCAGCTTTGTGAGTTAATGGGAGGAGCAATTTCTCTTACAAGTGAAGCAGGTAAAGGGAGTACCTTTACCGCCACTATAATGTTAACTCCGGGAGATCAAAAAGAGCGTTATATTCCTAATATTAATATGGAAGAGCTAACAGTTTTAGTTGTTGACGATAACGAGACAAATCGAATTGTAATTTCACAACAGCTTGAACATTGGGGCGCTAAGGTTGCACTCGCATGTGATGCACATGAAGCACTTGATATGTGCGCGCAGCAATATAAAGATAAAAGTTGCATGTACGACATTGCAGTGCTTGATATGCAAATGCCAGGAATGGATGGCATAGAGTTGTGTAAAGCACTAAAAGCACATGAACATTATAAATCAATGCCACTTGTAATGATGACTAGTATTGCAGGTATGGAAGGCGCGCAGCGTTATTCTGATGCTGGCTTTCAGGCATATTTTCCTAAACCAGTAACCACTGCCGATTTAATTTCTGCACTGTCGGTTATAACGAGTAATGATGCAGGCGAGACGCTCCCACTTGTTACGTCAGGCTATATTTCGTCACTTAAAAAAGAAAAGATGCAGGAGTTTTCCCAAATACTACTGGTGGAAGATAATCCAATTAACCAACAGGTGGCTAAATTAATGCTCAAAAAGCTTAATTGTGACGTTACTATTGCTGGGAATGGCCAATTAGCGATTGATATATTAGAAGCGCATGATTCAGGATACTTTAAGCTCGTACTTATGGATTGCCAAATGCCTGTTATGGATGGTTTTGCAGCAACCGCTGCTATTCGTAAAGGCGTGGCGGGCATACAGCATAAAAACATTAAAATAATCGCTATCACCGCAAATGCAATGAACTCAGATAAAGAGCGTTGTATAACAGCTGGAATGGATGACTACTTGAGTAAACCTATTCAATTAGATATTTTAAAAGATAAATTAGAGCAGTATATTTAA
- a CDS encoding GNAT family N-acetyltransferase encodes MSQPVIIRDAKPSDAKTILHFITELAIYEKEPDAVKTDEQAILDTLFSEGATAHSIICLEGNEPIGFAVYFYNYSTWLGKNGLYLEDLYVSPDSRGNGAGKAIMKHLANKAISNNCGRFEWVVLDWNKPAIDFYNSIGAKPQNEWIIYRLTGQELLDFAK; translated from the coding sequence ATGAGCCAACCCGTTATAATACGTGATGCAAAACCAAGTGACGCAAAAACAATTTTGCACTTTATTACCGAACTTGCCATATATGAAAAAGAACCTGATGCAGTAAAAACAGACGAGCAGGCAATTTTAGATACTCTGTTTAGTGAAGGTGCAACTGCGCACAGCATAATTTGTTTAGAAGGTAATGAGCCAATTGGTTTTGCGGTATATTTTTATAATTACTCTACCTGGTTAGGTAAAAATGGCCTATACCTTGAAGATTTATACGTAAGCCCAGATAGCCGTGGCAATGGCGCAGGTAAAGCCATTATGAAGCACTTAGCTAATAAGGCGATTAGTAATAACTGTGGGCGTTTTGAATGGGTAGTGCTTGATTGGAATAAACCCGCTATCGATTTTTACAATAGCATTGGTGCAAAGCCTCAAAACGAATGGATTATATATCGCTTAACAGGGCAGGAATTATTAGACTTCGCTAAGTAG
- a CDS encoding superoxide dismutase, with protein sequence MAFTLPALDYEYDALEPHLDRKTMHIHHTLHHQTYINKANAALADTVYATANAEKLLKGINSLPSNLQKAVQEHVGGHFNHSLFWQVMSPQGGGEPEGIVAQIINEQLGSFDKFKDQFTAAAISQFGSGWAWLCVTPDEKLIVENSANQDCPLMQGNIPILGLDVWEHAYYLKYQNKRPDYIAAFYNVINWQEVQNRYLLAIG encoded by the coding sequence ATGGCGTTTACATTGCCAGCACTTGATTATGAATATGATGCGCTTGAGCCTCATTTAGACCGCAAAACTATGCATATTCACCACACATTGCATCATCAAACGTATATCAATAAAGCCAATGCTGCTTTAGCAGATACTGTATATGCAACCGCAAATGCTGAAAAATTACTTAAGGGAATAAACAGCCTGCCTAGTAATTTGCAAAAAGCAGTACAAGAGCATGTAGGAGGGCATTTTAATCACAGCTTATTTTGGCAAGTAATGAGCCCACAAGGAGGAGGTGAACCTGAAGGTATTGTGGCTCAGATTATAAATGAGCAACTAGGCAGTTTTGATAAATTTAAAGACCAATTTACAGCTGCGGCAATTAGCCAATTTGGTAGTGGTTGGGCGTGGTTATGTGTAACGCCGGATGAAAAGTTGATTGTAGAAAATAGTGCTAATCAAGATTGCCCTTTAATGCAGGGAAATATCCCTATTTTGGGACTTGATGTATGGGAGCATGCCTATTATTTGAAGTATCAAAATAAGCGTCCTGACTATATTGCTGCATTTTATAATGTAATTAATTGGCAAGAAGTACAAAATCGCTATTTATTGGCTATTGGTTGA